A stretch of the Nakaseomyces glabratus chromosome L, complete sequence genome encodes the following:
- the SLD7 gene encoding Sld7p (CAGL0L10340g~Ortholog(s) have role in regulation of DNA-dependent DNA replication initiation and DNA replication preinitiation complex, chromosome, centromeric region, endoplasmic reticulum, nuclear envelope, spindle pole body localization), which produces MSLVANLKLSIGSKNNEFVLRDVQLWETSDTSILDAGQLKRVQSYKGRFVAYVDIKKLPLWIKNQQSRELQCFTRSSTTLRYFSTKLGVKQRGIVFECIPLTEKADNQGCCSYYIFYRNENVVKVVQVDLSIKANIDLQIKQIKSTLSNPQQADVKKLDSTVSATIDSRLNSDITKIVSENIERHEHRTSKVLKSMLSNDKKIQVRDTLSKLILAGLRLRGLSSTKSETQKLFRITLSASEFAHRKDLIQLQRGHTKAIPFEEMQETVETLLNLFTRNG; this is translated from the coding sequence ATGTCATTGGTTGCAAATTTAAAGCTTTCAATTGGTTCAAAGAACAATGAATTTGTGCTTAGAGATGTTCAATTGTGGGAAACCAGTGACACGTCAATTTTAGATGCTGGTCAACTGAAAAGGGTTCAGAGTTATAAAGGTCGGTTTGTGGCATATGTAGATATCAAGAAGCTTCCCCTATGGATCAAAAACCAGCAGAGCCGCGAATTGCAATGCTTCACACGCAGTTCAACTACCTTGCGCTACTTCAGTACAAAGTTAGGCGTTAAGCAAAGAGGCATAGTGTTTGAATGCATACCTTTGACAGAAAAAGCTGACAACCAAGGATGTTGTagttattatatattttacagAAATGAGAACGTGGTAAAGGTTGTGCAAGTAGACCTGTCTATAAAGGCAAATATTGATCTGCAGATCAAGCAGATCAAGTCGACTTTATCAAATCCCCAACAGGCTGATGTGAAGAAATTAGACTCAACTGTATCTGCAACAATTGATTCCCGTCTGAATTCTGATATCACCAAAATAGTTTCTGAAAATATAGAAAGACATGAGCACAGAACTTCAAAAGTCCTGAAGAGCATGTTATCTAATGACAAGAAGATACAGGTAAGAGATactttatcaaaattaatTCTGGCAGGATTGAGATTGAGAGGCTTGTCTAGCACTAAGTCTGAAACTCAGAAATTATTTCGAATAACATTATCTGCATCTGAATTTGCTCATAGAAAGGACCTAATACAATTGCAAAGAGGACACACTAAGGCAATTccatttgaagaaatgCAAGAGACCGTAGAGACTCTTTTGAACCTTTTTACAAGAAATGGATAG
- the YNG1 gene encoding Yng1p (CAGL0L10384g~Ortholog(s) have histone acetyltransferase activity, methylated histone binding activity and role in histone acetylation, positive regulation of transcription elongation from RNA polymerase II promoter), translated as MESRIVSSAEQATDIRYSFLNTLDHFSCEYVRTLWLIQYLDNKCLDGARDEEALELQICGKAEYLNKLVEERVSFLQQYKQDLEMQKGINKRYSQLLSRKKGTSTVVRQSSKTTTKKQNGKKLLLKINLKKAYRRDMELEKKRKDYLQKSSNESKKREVKDANGDEERYCFCNDVSYGAMIACDNSKCEREWFHYPCIGMTKPPSGKWYCSEKCRLQGGKK; from the coding sequence ATGGAGTCCAGGATAGTGAGTAGTGCTGAGCAGGCCACCGATATACGGTACAGTTTCCTGAACACATTGGATCATTTCTCGTGTGAGTATGTGCGGACGTTGTGGTTGATACAGTACTTGGACAACAAGTGTTTAGATGGTGCTAGGGACGAGGAGGCGCTTGAGTTGCAGATATGTGGTAAGGCCGAGTACTTGAACAAGCTGGTCGAAGAAAGGGTCAGTTTTTTGCAGCAGTACAAGCAGGACTTGGAGATGCAAAAAGGTATAAACAAGCGGTATTCGCAACTGCTGAGTCGGAAAAAGGGTACTTCCACAGTGGTACGGCAGAGCAGTAAGACCACTACTAAGAAGCAAAATGGCAAAAAATTGCTGTTAAAGAtcaacttgaagaaagcTTATAGGCGAGATATGGAACTAGAAAAGAAGCGGAAGGATTACTTGCAAAAATCAAGTAATGAGAGCAAGAAAAGAGAGGTCAAGGATGCAAATGGCGATGAAGAAAGGTACTGTTTTTGTAATGATGTCTCATATGGGGCCATGATTGCTTGCGATAACTCCAAGTGTGAACGTGAATGGTTCCATTACCCCTGTATAGGTATGACCAAACCCCCTTCTGGGAAGTGGTATTGTAGCGAGAAATGTAGACTCCAGGGAGGCAAGAAATGA
- a CDS encoding uncharacterized protein (CAGL0L10362g~Ortholog(s) have cytoplasm, nucleus localization), giving the protein MTSLDDTIISRQNLMLLDNVTNYNKPALDYFHQDFDYSTMDISLSWSLLLKMRKHKVLRLPSCSNEDDLDYNIYLERLHHCLWRRWSMKLFKLEDIRLDPLAINWNKDTDVTVLYGPDLSVPEANNRTEPKKKSKPTLKSCLAHSADDDEEAEYYNDFSSKYDYSSSVNSSTSSIFEKTYSKDEDELPQKKSLRFDDAVFKRVIDHSGNYHEIYTIINDKREQWRREQKRMYSRHKNSHSIDFGNAPPMYIS; this is encoded by the coding sequence ATGACTAGTTTGGACGACACTATCATATCTCGTCAAAACTTGATGTTGCTTGACAACGTCACCAACTATAACAAGCCAGCTTTGGACTACTTCCACCAGGACTTTGATTATTCCACGATGGACATCTCTTTGTCCTGGAGTCTATTACTAAAGATGAGGAAGCACAAGGTCCTAAGACTGCCAAGTTGTTCCAATGAGGATGACTTGGATTACAATATCTACCTGGAGAGACTTCACCACTGTCTATGGAGACGGTGGTCTATGAAGCTATTCAAGCTGGAAGACATAAGGCTCGATCCATTGGCTATCAACTGGAATAAAGATACAGATGTAACTGTGCTTTATGGACCGGACTTGTCTGTACCAGAGGCCAACAACAGAACAgaaccaaagaagaagtcaAAGCCTACTTTGAAATCCTGTTTGGCCCACTCCgctgatgatgatgaagaagctgaatACTACAATGACTTCTCATCCAAATACGACTACTCATCTTCCGTAAACTCAAGCACATCTTCCATCTTCGAAAAAACATACtcaaaagatgaagatgagctTCCTCAGAAGAAGAGTTTAAGATTTGATGATGCTGTATTCAAGAGAGTTATCGACCACTCTGGTAATTACCATGAGATCTACACTATCATCAACGATAAAAGGGAGCAGTGGAGAAGAGAACAGAAGAGAATGTACTCTCGTCATAAGAACTCCCATAGCATAGATTTCGGAAATGCACCTCCAATGTACATCTCCTAA
- the LPL1 gene encoding putative hydrolase (CAGL0L10318g~Putative protein; gene is upregulated in azole-resistant strain) — MGQDKHLFVLIHGLWGNYKHMKSLEKVLDATLNGKKSGKDKDYVFFLPKQNATFKTFDGIEIIGYRTLLELCEFMKEFKDGNITKISFVGYSLGGLVARFVVGKMYSECNDIFGNIERCIFMTMATPHLGIQFYNPLGYLHRKLLFSTFTGLGSTILGKSGRELFIANSSNDILVRLSEGKYIEALEEFNHRILFANVKNDRTVAFFTGFIADVDPFLESDNRIKFDFESKIPGKSYSRAKPRIVDLNKLDSNVKKEKTQHNPVKYWSRTLLLLVLVVFLIVPFAFFFNIGGTIYSYVATWRYRKMLKSNEFPKLIKEKAGFSDQLKGYMSDAYSNVMSTVIDDDSQIENEDTPKFVDEDSNSWTNLLSKYTHHGGTEEKWKNKFKKMPLTKERQLIMRNLNQLTWIKIPIYVKFLNSHGGIVARNGISESTAATSVGSVEFAGQLVSYLIHNANNK; from the coding sequence ATGGGTCAGGATAAGCACCTTTTCGTATTGATCCATGGATTATGGGGAAATTACAAGCATATGAAATCACTTGAGAAAGTGTTGGATGCCACATTGAATGGTAAGAAGAGTGGGAAGGATAAAGAttatgtattttttttgccaaaacAAAATGCAACCTTTAAGACTTTTGATGGTATTGAGATTATAGGGTATAGGACTTTGCTTGAATTATGTGAGTTTATGAAGGAATTTAAAGATGgaaatataacaaaaataagTTTTGTTGGTTACTCACTAGGTGGACTTGTTGCAAGATTTGTTGTGGGAAAAATGTATTCCGAATGTAATGATATTTTCGGTAACATCGAAAGATGCATTTTCATGACAATGGCTACACCACATTTAGGTATTCAATTTTACAACCCACTGGGGTATCTACATCGGAAGTTATTATTTTCGACATTTACTGGTCTGGGCTCTACTATCTTGGGAAAGAGTGGTAGAGAATTATTCATTGCAAACTCGAGTAATGATATTTTAGTCAGACTTAGTGAAGGTAAATACATTGAGGCTCTGGAGGAATTCAATCACAGGATTTTGTTCGCGAATGTAAAGAATGATAGAACAGTTGCATTTTTCACTGGTTTTATAGCTGATGTGGACCCTTTCCTAGAATCAGATAATAGGATTAAATTCGACTTCGAATCTAAAATTCCGGGCAAGAGTTACTCTAGGGCAAAACCTAGAATTGTAGATTTGAATAAACTTGATTCAAATgtgaagaaagagaagactCAGCATAACCCAGTCAAGTACTGGTCACGCACCCTACTATTACTTGTACTAGTTGTATTCTTAATAGTAccatttgcattttttttcaatattggAGGAACCATATATAGCTATGTGGCAACATGGAGATACCGTAAGATGCTGAAAAGTAATGAATTCCCCAAActtataaaagaaaaagcagGCTTCAGCGATCAGCTTAAAGGATATATGTCAGATGCTTATAGCAATGTTATGAGTACAGTTATCGATGATGATAGTCAGATTGAGAATGAAGATACAccaaaatttgttgatgaGGACTCTAACAGCTGGACTAATCTTCTATCTAAATATACTCATCACGGAGGTACTGAAGAGAAGTGGAAGAAtaaattcaagaaaatgCCCTTGACTAAGGAGAGACAATTGATTATGAGAAATCTGAATCAATTAACGTGGATCAAAATTCCAATCTATGTTAAATTCTTAAATTCTCATGGAGGAATTGTGGCAAGAAATGGCATTTCAGAATCAACGGCAGCCACAAGTGTAGGGTCCGTAGAGTTTGCAGGACAATTGGTCTCTTATTTAATCCACAATGCAAACAATAAATGA
- the ASE1 gene encoding Ase1p (CAGL0L10252g~Ortholog(s) have microtubule binding activity and role in cell separation after cytokinesis, microtubule bundle formation, mitotic spindle elongation, spindle midzone assembly, spindle pole body separation), whose protein sequence is MSAFPVSSPTRRVDQGMRNIDIMRSPGTPRLNSTGSTLCSSGEFLKLTPVKILEFDSPIAKGLSRSTSELQASKLSTVDGIYKENFTVITKQLEKLLEDLNVIYRDIGYSNTEILTKEKQIFNTISDSIKEFFNQAESEMSKLTINIEIEQDILNKILEIIGDPSGIKTIPDLYIRNAILQQTRKTVPQSPKKPLSLLNKKNILESAREYIYNVYLPELTKFLEKCLDLQHLTNAIGMDLKDISEEEKNILNNLNESDNLEQIYEYLTNGSPKNKISLISEVIKKNKAELLNNPCLRDLSTSKYELISNLLENLKVEYLSRIDKVCTEGQRLEILLKDLRLDARKVIPKKMRQILDHYRNIDSFSIASIETYFEVSKSSLAELHLTYDKYNKIHEEKSNTKHLWMLKCKQLWNLLNTSNDQIKIFVESNSDLSDSTMENIHNELERLEEMKKNLIKELIDNTYKKVEKYWDILQYSEEEKKIFSSRIEEMRHTSNSLQDDEDTLEICETEVKKLEEQYSLYKPVLDLYEEFNSLLSDQAFLEASSKDSSRLLARNSHKILLKEEKTRKRITRHFPRVILELKDRLIEMESKFNKPFLVDGVKVLDIVSVQEKELQSKYPRSRIDTGNRQSLGRVSSAGNGLRVAKPVITNSGRKVISGQRTTHSNRGVINQGKTSIARSSSDLSDMEKAMHRRRTDVNVSTALNRNISNLSQKSRRHNFGYSSTTILSSNNATIKTQPRLSQTRDLKPRQLFPLSVSKQNVQPTKIPILEKKVSFEAMTPGNKENVDYNQEIDRTRKTNNNYASPYQESAKSVYKLSMSPEGKPKLDVEQNAYNISFDENSFFEN, encoded by the coding sequence ATGTCGGCATTCCCGGTATCTTCACCAACCAGGAGAGTAGATCAAGGAATGCGAAATATTGACATTATGAGGAGTCCTGGAACACCGAGGTTGAACTCAACAGGAAGCACACTTTGTAGTTCAGGggaatttttgaagttaACCCCAGTTAAAATCCTAGAATTTGATTCACCTATAGCTAAGGGTCTGTCCAGAAGCACTAGTGAATTACAAGCTAGCAAATTATCGACAGTGGATGGCATTTACAAGGAGAATTTCACTGTAATAACGAAGCAGTTAGAGAAACTGCTTGAAGACCTCAATGTCATATATAGAGATATTGGATACTCAAATACCGAAATTCTAACTAAAGAgaaacaaatttttaaCACCATATCAGACTCGATAAAGGAATTCTTTAACCAGGCCGAAAGCGAGATGAGTAAATTGACGATAAATATAGAGATTGAGCAAGATATTTTGAATAAGATATTAGAAATAATAGGTGACCCAAGTGGGATCAAAACAATTCCTGACTTATACATCAGGAATGCTATATTACAACAGACAAGAAAAACTGTTCCACAATCACCAAAAAAGCCACTATCTTTACttaataaaaagaatattctGGAATCTGCAAGGGAGTATATTTATAACGTTTATCTACCAGAGTTAACAAAATTTCTTGAGAAATGCCTCGACCTACAACATTTGACAAATGCCATCGGAATGGACTTGAAGGATATTAGtgaggaagagaaaaatatactCAACAATCTAAACGAATCTGATAACTTAGAACAAATCTATGAATACTTGACCAATGGCTCTCCTAAGAACAAGATTTCACTGATATCTGAggtaataaaaaaaaacaaagcAGAGCTACTTAATAACCCTTGCTTGCGCGATTTGTCAACCAGTAAGTATGAGTTGATCTCAAACTTGCTTGAGAACCTGAAAGTTGAGTATTTATCAAGGATTGATAAAGTTTGCACGGAGGGACAAAGACTAGAAATCCTACTAAAGGACCTTAGACTGGATGCTCGCAAAGTTATACCGAAAAAAATGAGACAAATACTGGATCATTACAGAAATATAGATAGCTTCTCAATTGCCAGTATCGAGACCTATTTTGAAGTTTCCAAGTCCTCCCTAGCCGAATTGCATTTGACATATGACAAATATAATAAGATAcatgaagaaaaatcaaacaCAAAACATTTGTGGATGCTAAAATGTAAACAGTTGTGGAATTTACTGAATACATCCAATGAtcaaataaagatatttgTGGAGAGTAACTCTGATTTGTCAGACTCAACCATGGAGAATATTCATAATGAACTAGAACGGCTGGaagagatgaagaagaacttaATTAAGGAATTGATAGATAATACTTATAAGAAGGTTGAGAAATACTGGGATATACTGCAGTATTCagaggaagagaaaaaaatattttcctCTAGGATTGAGGAAATGAGGCATACATCAAACTCATTGCAGGACGATGAGGACACATTGGAAATCTGTGAAACAGAAGTTAAGAAATTGGAAGAACAGTATAGTTTGTACAAGCCTGTGTTAGACTTATACGAGGAATTTAATTCACTTTTGTCAGACCAAGCATTTTTAGAAGCAAGTTCAAAAGACTCCTCAAGACTGCTGGCCAGGAATTCACATAAAATATTGTTGAAGGAGGAAAAAACAAGGAAAAGAATTACTAGACATTTTCCTAGGGTCATTTTAGAGCTGAAAGATAGGTTGATAGAGATGGAATCAAAATTCAACAAACCTTTTCTTGTGGATGGAGTGAAAGTTTTGGACATTGTGAGCGTGCAAGAGAAAGAGTTACAAAGTAAATACCCTCGTAGTAGGATTGATACAGGTAATAGGCAAAGTTTAGGAAGGGTATCTAGCGCTGGTAATGGGTTGAGGGTAGCAAAACCTGTTATTACCAATTCTGGTAGAAAGGTAATTAGCGGTCAAAGGACCACTCATTCCAATAGAGGAGTCATAAATCAAGGAAAAACTTCGATTGCTCGCTCAAGTTCGGATTTATCAGATATGGAAAAGGCGATGCATCGTAGACGGACTGACGTTAATGTGTCGACAGCATTAAACCGGAACATTTCTAATTTAAGTCAAAAAAGCCGCCGCCATAACTTTGGATACTCTTCAACGACCATTCTTTCCTCGAACAATGCAACTATAAAAACACAGCCAAGACTATCTCAAACAAGGGACCTAAAGCCCAGACAATTATTTCCACTTTCGGTTAGTAAGCAAAATGTACAACCAACCAAGATACCTATacttgaaaagaaagtttcttttgaagCAATGACACCAGGTAACAAAGAGAACGTTGACTACAATCAAGAGATTGACCGGACCCGGAAgactaataataattacGCAAGTCCTTATCAAGAGTCAGCCAAAAGCGTCTATAAGTTATCGATGTCTCCTGAGGGAAAACCTAAATTAGACGTTGAACAAAACGCATATAATATAAGTTTCGATGAAAATAGTTTTTTCGAAAATTAA